A single genomic interval of Hevea brasiliensis isolate MT/VB/25A 57/8 chromosome 4, ASM3005281v1, whole genome shotgun sequence harbors:
- the LOC110670780 gene encoding uncharacterized protein LOC110670780: MERLLGAARILSQMVELMLKAATEVSTLLARSFFMGFSLTILALLARLRVLVQQILLDVVSVFNMVYSLSQKKQSIKITKEGIEAFREYYPTNKEFVTLECIWERDKFVLLETIQKSEIESQVGVHGDTSIETSALRYKSIESFLGDDSAFEELNEHPAKEGSTYTKEDEKDLFPDPSTERENEKEVEGGFDLGDNPDAGTPDEKLQPEGDLLATSSSSPRSKPLTPKSSARSVTFVSVKRPAPSTAAFISVKRPAISTANITVTDVHSAESEKDSGNKEDSFFNLLTGGSLKDSLF; this comes from the exons ATGGAGCGACTTCTGGGTGCAGCACGCATACTATCTCAG ATGGTTGAGCTAATGCTGAAGGCAGCTAC TGAGGTATCCACTTTGCTTGCACGTTCTTTTTTTATGGGATTTTCTCTTACTATTCTGGCTCTGCTTGCACGACTCAGAGTTTTGGTTCAGCAA ATATTACTTGATGTCGTTTCAGTATTCAACATGGTATATTCTCTCTCCCAAAAGAAGCAATCGATTAAAATAACTAAGGAAGGAATTGAG GCTTTTAGGGAGTATTATCCAACAAATAAGGAGTTTGTCACTTTAGAGTGCATATGGGAGAGAGATAAGTTTGTGTTACTTGAGACAATACAAAAAAGCGAAATAGAAAGTCAAGTTGGGGTTCATGGAGATACTTCCATTGAAACATCAGCTCTACGATATAAGAGTATTGAGTCTTTTCTTGGAG ATGATTCTGCCTTTGAGGAGTTGAACGAGCATCCTGCCAAAGAAGGTTCTACTTACACCAAGGAAGACGAGAAGGATTTGTTTCCTGACCCTTCCACTGAGAGAGAGAACGAGAAGGAAGTTGAAGGTGGTTTTGACCTGGGAGATAATCCAGATGCAGGAACTCCAGATGAAAAACTTCAACCAGAAGGTGACCTGCTTGCAACCTCAAGTTCATCTCCAAGATCAAAACCTTTGACACCAAAGTCCAGTGCGAGATCGGTGACATTTGTCTCGGTTAAAAGACCTGCGCCCTCAACAGCAGCATTCATCTCGGTTAAAAGACCTGCAATCTCAACTGCAAATATAACAGTAACAGAtgttcattctgcagaatctgaaaAGGACAGTGGCAACAAAGAGGATTCGTTTTTCAATTTGCTCACTGGGGGAAGCCTTAAAGATAGTCTATTCTGA